tcttgtaaataaatatttgtcaacgtcaaatttattatttatttattcaaaaatattttatcaattcagtaaaaaaaaataaataaaaaaattccactaaATGGagcgaataaaaaatattaaaatttatcacatacatgtaaaaaaaacgagtaagtaaaataatttcaatgattaaaaataacgcaagttaataaaataaaaaagtgactaaataataagtaaatttaaatataaaaaattccattaaatggaaaattgatttttaaaaaagtagtacgtaaattttctacgtaaatgtaaaaaagtaaaaatataaattcactGGTTTTGTTCTTGTGCATAAAAACTTaaatcgattattatttttttagtctgCTGAGAATTATTTGGCTCCTGAAAAACGAATAAAAAGAAAGTTACTACAAGTATTTTAGATAATTATAGTTTTAGTAACTTACTGTCGAAAGATAAagcccaaaaattttatcaaattcgcTGAGAGCTCTCAAATTgtgcgatataaataatatttgtttacTGGATTTGGTTTTTAGTAGATAATTGATTGTATTATCGACATTTTCACGGTCCAAGTCTGCGTCGATTTCGTCGAGTAGTAAAAATGGTACTGAGTTGTCgctagtaaataatttatttacttatttatttgtcaatgggttaattaattttataagtataataattacctGTAGATTGCGAACATTAAAGCCAATGCGGCAACTGTCGTCTCTCCTCCTGATGGTTCGACGCGACCATTAAATTGTTTCAGAGGCGGTACGTAATCATATCGAATGCCATCTAAGTAAGGCTCTTCCAAATTCATGGGAAGTAATAATGCTTCAGCTGAAGCACCATCTGATAATTTCTGCGATAGAAAAATAGTAGTATGTTCTGACAGGGGATGAAAATgatttcagaccagggtgaagttggctgacatcacccgcagtctgaaatctgTTTCTCCCTGAGTTACACACAacatttttcatgattatttGCATTggaacttgaagtttcagtgtcagcagccagtcagaaacaagttaatttaagaccTATGGTGTCATCAACTATTAGCGTAAGCGTAAATTGCAATTAAGCAGAAACTATAATTACTACTTAATATCcacagtaatttttgaaaaattaaatctcaacgaactgtcatttacgtaaataaaattactattaaacacatgacaagtatcagagtttaaattacgaaagccttcagtcagcgggcagaaacattTTTACCAAACCTGCACCggaagtttaaattcctgccctgtttagAGGGAAAAAAGTCGTTCTTTTCTCTCCTGAGAAaccaaatgataaaaatcagcGCATGCGCTATTCTTCCCTTAAACAGAGGCAAAAGTTTAAACTTTCAGCTGCAGCTGAAAAGTATCCACGATTGTCCTCATCCGCGTATTTGCCTTCTGCTTGGATAGAAAATTATACACGCGGGCTAGAATGTCCTCCTTTCCCTGCTTGGTGTATAATATACTAATATTTCTTCCCAAGGGTCAAAAGTTTGTTTCTACCCGCTGTCAGACATTCATAATTAACGCACTTGCTAATTAATCCGCATTGGACTGAAATTCGCTAGTAACGACTGGCGCAGAGACACaaactttaaatttcgatGGTGGTGTGAAAATACAATTAGttgaaacattaaaataaaattcacttgTAAacatactttataaatttccgCAACTTTGTAGGAAGTTGATCGAAAGAAATTCATGAATGTGTCAATCCTTTGTTGTTTGacttgatcaaattttttcgtCCATTTTTTAGTGTCGTCTTGGCTTCTTTTTATCTTGACTGCAAGTTCCTGCAACTCATTATTAACCTGATCCATCTCAGCTTccgtctgaaaaaaaaattataattagtttATGCAATCACAGAAAAAAGATTAAATTCATAATAgatgataaaatttgaaattcaaaccCTATAACTCGAAGTCTTcttggttatttttttactcaaatctTCAAGCTTATCAGCATAAATCAAACGAAGCTCACTGTAATCACcatcattatttaaatctcTTTCTAGACattggtaattaaattttaaatgatgctccatttcatataaatttaaaaattcttgagaaTCGCGGTCTTCATATTCTACCGACTCAAATAATTCGTAAACGGACTCTAAAGGAAGTGAGTCTTCAAGCAGCGGCAACTGAATATCTTCATTctgaaattaaatatcaattttttaaatgaaaataattgtaattaaaaataaaaaataattacctttGCTTTGAAAATCAATTCATGATACTCAGCGCTTAATTTCAGAGCTTTATCACCCAAATTAGCAAGATCAGACGTTAGCACgacatttcttttttcttctctaacaataatattttcaatgctTTTAATTTCTTTCTTTCTGGTTTCCTGGTCCTGTAGCATAGCATCAAGTTTTTCTTGACATGACTTTAACTCTTCATTCAACACAGCGACCTTATCTTTGAACTCCtcctcattttttttcttatcagcCAAATCattttctaatttattaacattgtcTCTCCATCGCTTCACATTATCTTCGGTATTCTTTTCTCGCTCATACTCAATGCAACTTTTTATTCGCTCTACTTGTtcattgagttttaataatttggagTGAGTTTCTGTACGACgtctataataaaaaaaaatcaagttatCAGTTTTGAATATCGATTGATTGATCGAttgtgtttattaattattataactcactgcatttgaatttcaaattctttaatattgttaattttaagctgttcGCAAAAAGGCTGATAcactttattttcaattggaaCAAGACGATCTTTGAGCTCTTTAATTGGCTCGTCAAATTCTTTAAggcgatttttaaattcatttaattgactCTGAAACAAAagtgtttataaataaaataaactgcGGTCGAATGTTATTGCTTCTGATGGTTCATCGGATATTTTCGGCTGGGTTTTGTtcggaaacaaaatctctCAATACAAAACACAGACCACACTTTGATGtactactgtctaatctagcagagtgcgctttaattgtttgataatattcttttgtttaagagaaaaactcggccaaagtttccatttactgtacaagtgcaacaaagatagtatcgttcgtggacttgagtgtaatagagagaAAAGTGCGAACCCCTGTTACAGATTTCCGATGATACAGATAATCAATCACCCAGATCTCGATGACACAGAATGACTTTCTTACTATCCGATcgtgaattttaaatcaaaaagaaAACATTGAATTCAagaatttctatagaatttttgTAGAGTCTATAGAAAATCTGGACTTGCCATGATCcggaagttagcagacaatttgaaatttttggattttgtttttcaacaaataaattacaaaaaaaaaaaaaactaagaaaatgcacatgtagaaaattaaaaaaactatatgtgcaatttttttaaatattttttttttcataatttatcgtttaaaaaagaaaccaaaaattattagacgtcggctaacttcagtatcatgactTGCCACCGTCTAAGAAAATCTGTAGAAAATCTATTGAAAATCAGGACTTGAtacccttaaaaaaaatctatagaaaatctTGAACTCAACATTTTCTTTTTGATTTAAGATTTACGGTCAGTAAGTAAGAAAATCAATCTGTCATTGGGATCTGTGTAATAGACATTCGCCCCACATGACTTATGCATTACAGTCGAATTTCATTCtcctttaaatatatacacaggTACATACAAATGTACATCATTGGATAGGAGACAGTTTGCAGTGGGGGTCAAGATTGAGAGAAAGTTCTGAGTTAATGGAACCAGACTTCAAATTATTTACCTGTATCTCTTCTTTGTCGTTTcctaatttttcaattagttTCTCTGTGTCCTCGCGTTCTtgattctgtaaaaaaaacccggcaaatttaaaaaataatcatcataaattattatttaaataataataatatacaaacttttgtgtttaaaatattttccaagTATTTTTGTTGCCAAAtaagtgtttttatttttaatttatacgaTTCTAATTCTGattctttatttattgtcGTTTTTAAATCTTTCAGACGATTCAAAATAGTACTTTTTCGCTCTACTAGTTTATCTGTTGATTCAGCATCAAGCAGTTTAGCTTTTTCACCGATCGAAGCTTTACCACCAGAAAACGATccagtttttttataaaatgtcccGTCTAAAGAAACGCAGTCATGCTTCTCTccagaatttaaattatacgCGATATGATTTGCGTCTTTTGATGTTTCGCAAACTAGTGTATTGTTTGTGACGAACAAAACTGCGCGACTTATTTCCGGTGGGAAGTTAATTACGTCAAACAGcagttttacattttttacgtCATCGTAATAAGaatctctaaaaaaaaaaataataatttaaaatatgctacaaaaaaaatcagtatttTCTTTACCTTCGACGACTTTGTAAAGCCGCGATTTTAAGATGGTCATCAAGAGGCAAAAATCTTTCAAACGATAAGCCTAAAGTTTTTGACTCGTGCATGCACTGAGCCGCAACTTCTGTAGAATCAACGACAATTGCAGAGAAGAACATACCGAAAACTTTCGTCATTGCGATATTGTATCGCGGGTGAATCGGCTTGCAGAGATCATGCATGCGGCCATgctagaaataattattttccatgaacaaaaaaattcaaaataaaatatttattaaataattaccactCCTTTGACTCTTCTCTGTAAAATCGACAAATTTTCTTCCTCAGTTTCTTTGATACGCGCttgcattttatttaatttataagaacgCAAATCGTTTGTGACTTTTTCAAGTTCttcctcaaatttttgtttcttctCTTTAGCTGATGCTATGTCTCgttgttttttattcaagtCGTCGCTCGACTTTTTGAGTTCTTTGTTGACGTGTTCaagtttttctttaattttatccTTTTCATTGTCGATGCTTGTAAGTGAATTAGTAGCCGACGTTATTTGAACGTCAATGTCTTTTAACTGACGTTCAGCATTTTCGATGCGGTAAGAATATTTTCCGCTTGAAAGTTCTATCGAGTCTAATTGTCTAACAATTGCTGTTGTTTCCTCCaatacaattgtttttaaacgCTGATACTCTTgttccttaaaaaaattaacgaaaaattttcaattttaattaattaattcattaattaataataatattatttacctGTTGTTTTATTTGCTCAGCATTTGCTTGATCTTGAGACAAGAGATCGCGGTACCGTTGCCATTCATTGCTCGCAAGTTCTAAAGcttcttctaatttttttatctcgttCATGCGCACTTTGTCTGCTTGCACAGCTTTCGCAAGAGTCTCCTTAGctgtaactaattttttttcgaaagtcgCAATCTCTCTTTTGATGCGGTCGTGTACAGCTTTCGCTTTCTGACATTCCATCAATTTTTCTGACATTGCAATTTGAAATTCATCTAAATTTTTATCCGCGGTAACTAAAGTGTCCTGTAACATCTCAAGTTCTTCTTGACGTTtctctatatttttttgtgcttCCACGCTCTCAGCCATGAGCTTCAAAATATCTTCTtgtacagtttttttttccgtctccaaaagatacaaatttatgagaatatgtttaactgaaaattcaacctaaaaatataaaaattatgtaaaaagttgaatcgtaattcaaaaaattatttaaataatttttgcaaaGTCGTACATATTCATTTTGCAGACCGAGTTGAACCATTTGATTCACGAACCAAATTTTGAGGGCTTTTCGCTGCTtgatcagaaatttttttctatcaaacaATTCCAATCCATTGCGTTTACACagatcaagtttttttttaaaaacttcgtagtcttttttatattcaaacgACCCgcttattttttcaaataattctgtCGTTTCTTCTGGATCTAAATTAACTATTTCATGGACGTCATCTTGATACATAATTACTCTTTTAGATTCTAAATTAATACCAAGTTCAGTTAATTGTTGTAAATATTCGCCTTCTTCCACTACCTGGTTAACAAAAccgtaattgataattaaaatgacgtaatatttttatggttTGATAAAAGTATCAATTCATACCATGTCATCAATGGAATATTCAGATGAACCATTGGCTATTTCTCTTTTAAATGACTTGGGATCGTTGTTCAGTAGAAGTGTACATCTCACATATGATCTgtagtaacaaaaaaaaaaaataataataataataataattaagggcATGTTCAGAAATTCACTGGAAGAGAAAGATGCAGCTTCTGGGTTGACAAATTATATCTGGTTAAATATCCCAAGGCTTGGGGTCTtgcagaaataatcaaaatttcatttgttCGGCGCCGGGTTCGATCCCGACACTGAGCAGTTGGAGCCAGTGATTGATTTCGTGTAATATTTCGAAATCTTtacttcaatattaatttttattaaaccagAGGAACAATTCGACTTCATATTGTGGTCATAAATTCTGTGGAGAAGGTAAACGGGGTATCAGGTTTCCTTTTTACCTCTGGTCTTAATTAAACTGCGACTTTCCACTTACTAATTatcaaagtaattattaaagtaattatCGAAGTACCAGATGGCCTGCCCCCTACCAGTATCCAGCCttccaatattttattaataaattcagtAAGAGacagataattgtttattttcttACTGATAAAATGacttattgttaaattaattaattgaatttttttaattaacaaatcaaAAGCGACCAATTAATGGTATTTAACTGCGCCTtgacttatttttcaatatatttcattattacgtggagaataaaaattatgatcctgaagttaacagacatctcataatttttggaatttttttccaaacgataaattatgaaaaaaagaaaactaaaaatatccacatacagaaaattcaaaaaactataagtccaatttaaaatttttatttttttatagtttttcatttaaataaaaaatgatactgaagttaaccgacgtctgataatttttcgattttttttaagcaataaattattgaaaaaaaaatttttttaaaatttgcacctgtagttttttaaattctctagatgtgcatatttttatttggtgtatttttgtaattgatttgttgaaaaaaaaatccaaaaaattttaattgtctgataactttaggatcataagTTAGcaaacgtcaaataatttttggaatttaaaaaaaatgataaattataaaaaaaaaaaatattttgaataattgcacttgtagatttttttattttctacatgtgcattttttcagtttttttttttgcagttgatttggtgaaaaaaaaatccaaaaattgttgattgtctgctaacttctggatcataaaaattaaactcaaaatacaaaaaaaaatttttttaaaggattagttttttagttctggataaaaaattgagtgaGAAAGAGAACTGATAATTTActggataaatttttacctgGTCGTTGGTGAAATCTGATTTTCAAATCCCAGATGCTCGAGATCATGGACTCGtaactttttaatattttcattgaaGCAGAACGCGACTGCATCAATAAAATTCGACTTTcctgataattataaaaagtaaataaaatttattaattatcaaatgatttctatgaattatttaaaaaagtagatCATTAACCTGCTCCATTTGGACCCATCATTCCAATCAGtggttttaattttccaaatttactAATTCCTttgaaagatttaaaattacaaatttctaTTTCGTCCAGGAaaactttcatttttaatgattttgttgtacgtacatatatttaatttaaaatatcattaatcGCGAAGAATACTGACGAAGAAGAACGAACGCTAACTCGCTAACGGTCGAATTATTCTGAGAAAAATGGAAGGAAGCGGAAGTAACaagtaaaaaatgtcaaattaatttttctgtaacagaccaataaatatttagtattaatttgatatttttgattttttaaactctaaataaaataaattacgagcaattagattattttttcaaagaaaataaaattaactgtGTGGGAAAACAGTTGGCGGCAGTGGAGAAATGAATGGCGCGAAAATTCAAATGTCttgatttgaatttcattaaattgcGATTCTTATTAAAGGAAtgatatattcatatatttctacacttataattaaatttatttatcacttttatttaataaattaataaatattttaaattatttacaatttttacttcaattcagtttaaaaacaaaaatataaaaaataagtaatttcataatttacttagaggtaaaaataaatcacatacaaaaatattcaattttaatttaaaatatcataataataCCACAGGTAAAGTTTTTCTTGTCATTTATGAACTTAATTTAAGAACTTGACAACCAGATCAGTTTAAAATCCCACCGCTAATTGGCGTTATCTCAAAATATCATACCGAAGTtcgacatctaataatttttggatttttttaaaaacgataaattataaaaaaaaatatttaaaaaaattgcacttatagtttttaaaattttctacatgcgcacatttttatttttattttttcataatcgatttgttgaaaaaaatccaaaaattgttaatcgtCTGTTGACATCAGGATAATtctcaaaattactttttgtgAAAACGATTTCTGTGTCTTAGCAACAAGTTTTTTCGCTTTGATGATCTCCCGCAGTCATGACAAATAACCAACCCAGGTTTAGAGTGATTGAGCACGTGGACTTTGAGCGACATCGGCCATCTCGTCTTGTAGAGACAAATCgtacagtaaataaatttatcatttttatgagTCTTGAGATGATGCTTCAGCAACTGACAGTTCATGAAAGATTCATCACAAAATTTACACTTGAAGTCATCAGACTTCGGCGACTCGTGGTGTTTGATCTTGTGGATTTGAACCTGTCCGATTTGATTGAACCCCGCGTTACAAATGTCACACTTGTACAATTTTTCACCCGCGTGAATTCGCTCGTGGGTCAGCAGATGCTTGAACttgaagaatatttttttacaaacgtCACACTGGTACGGAATCTCACCAGTGTGTACACTTTTGTGCTGATGCAAGTCCCGCAATGAGTGAAATTTTTCACTGCACTCATTGCACCCATACGGATTATTACCGTAATGCAGCGTGCGGATGTGACGTATCAAGTATGGCTTTTGGGAAAATTTAGTCTGACAGTAGTCGCACTCGAAAGATTTTTCGCTGTAGTGAGTCTGCATGTGTTTTGTCAGATAAAACTTTTGCGAAAATGTCGACTGACAATTGTCACATTTGAACGGTTTCTCATTGGTATGTATGCGCATGTGCTGCTTCAAATTCCTCGGGCCTTTAAATTTCAGGTGACAAATTTCACACTCGTCTTTCCTTTCCGCAGAGTGAATTTTTATATGCCGGGCAATATCAAGAGGCCTGGCAAAATTAGCGTGACAGATATCACACTCGTAGGGTCTTCTTCCGGTGTGAATGTACTTGTGGTTTTTCAAATTACAGGCGGTAGTGAATTTGACATGACAAACATCGCACTCGTATCGCTTCTCGCCGGTATGATGGCGCATGTGAACATTCAATTGCGAGGgccatataaattttttatgacaaacactgcactcatattttttagggTCGGTGTGCATGCGCATGTGCTGTTTTAGTTTGTAATTACTACTGAACTCtattttacaaatatcacACTCGTATCGTTGGGGTCCGGTGTGCAGAAGCATGTGAGTGTTTAGCAAAAACTGTCtagtcaattttttatgacagaCATTGCACTCGTATGTCTTCTTTTTGGAGTGAGTGCGCGCGTGCTGTTTCAGTTTGTAACTGGTACTGAACTCTGCTTGGCAAATATCACACATGTGGGGATTATCAACAGCAAAACAACGTTTGTTATGTTCCTCTAAAAACTGCGGCCAGTCGAATTCTTCCTGGCAAATTTCACACGTGTACTTTTTGTCACTCGTATGAGTGCGCATATGACGTTTCAGAAAATGGAACTGATAGAAGTTGACTTGACAAACTGGACAGTGGTGCAGTTTGTCGCTGACGTGAATCCCCATGTGGATTTCTAACTGATTCGCCCAGTTGAATTTTCGCGGACAAATTTTACACTGGTACTTTTTCCCCGTCTCTGGTTGAGTTTCTTGAGATTCAAAATTAGCGGGAGAATCGGCCTCACATGGATTTGGTAGACTTTGTTCGACCTgcaatgaaattataaattaattagtaaaataattaaggaaTTTGAATTACATGACttggtttaaaaattacttgggtCGGTGATGACTCTGCTGGTGCGTCAATCAGTTTTTCCGTCTCTACAGAATCCATTGATTGTAAATCGTGAGCTACAGGACTCGCGATAGAAGAACCAGTCTGACAAAtctcatcaataaaaaattcatttcgtTCATTAGTTGATAATTCCtcagaattttgaatatcatttTCATCAggataaacaaaattatcatttGCTGTATTCATTTCTTCCATGTTTACCATAACGAAATTATTTCCGTCTTCGAGACTTAGAGGAATTTCTTCTGCCACCGGTTCTATGACTGGAGCGACATTCGCTGGAGCCATCAGATCATTCTCAGGCACAACCAAATAATAACACGGGACCAATGCGTAATCACTGATTGGAACTGGCGGCAGgttcaaattttgagttaCCAAATCTTGAACTGGCGGATTTTGAAATGAATTCAAATAGTTGTCATTCTGTGAGGCCAAAAGTTCGTAAGATGTTGAAATGTAGTTATTGTCTTCTGTCGTAGCTGCTATCATTTCCGGAAATGGTTGGAATTGAGGATCCATCGctgcattatttaaattactgacatttaaattttccatacAATCATAATTGATGTTCATTTCACTGTCATTGACACAGGGTATTTTTATGATGTTATTCAAATCCATTTTGTCATaccagtaattatttttatcatcatcagtGAGAGTGAACATGATTTATTCAGAAgcctgtaaaaattttttatttgaaaatttgaatattagttagaattttaaagaaaaatttttgaaactgctactcatttaaatagaaatataaaatataaaatttattttatcatcagtacatatatttttacctgataatatatctatatatttaactgttgaatgtataaatttttccaggTATTTCACGGCAggtatttttcaaattaattgcattttaaaaataaaactcagccgttgttgatttattgattttatctTAATTTCCATACGTTTATATTGAGGCATGTAGAGCACTTGGGTATATTTTAATAGACACTGCAAACTATGAGTACTGAACTGAAAGCAGTCAGCTGCCTGGTTTTTAGTATGGGGTGCGCGGACATCCATTTCAAGAGCAAGAAACATCCCCTAAAAATTCACCCTATACTATTCaatgatatatatacatatattataatatacatgCGAAATGGTAAAGGATTGACGACCCTgtagttagcagacaattaacaatttccggaatttttacaccaaatcaattgcaaaaaaaaaaaaaataaaaatatgcgcgtgtagaaaattaataaaattacaggcggaattttttcaaatattttctgcttataatttatcgtttgtaaaaaagtaaaaaaattattagacgtcggctaacttcagtatcataaaggattgagataaattaataattaaaaataaaatattaattagtaacgatttaataaaatgataattaatttaaattataatttagagattaaattattttttattattgtggtaaaattattaattgtatttttaaacataaataaatatatgaattagttattgatttttaaaatatttaaatgaaataaaagtaaattatgtcgtagtattgataaataattaattatcgactgcagtaacttaaatttcattttctggacagaaatatttttgaaaaagttattgcATTAGTAAActggttatttattaatgaaagtatttgtataaaaaaataaaaattgtattatttaagtaaatgTATTGACTATAAATGTCATgcgttaataattttaattactctgTAAGTActcttctaaaaaaaaatattttggataGAATAGTAGGACACGACTTCGAGGATTGGGTTCGAACCCATGCTCTTCAAGAGTAACAATTTAGTACACAAATACTTatatttctgttttttttaaatatatttatttgtataccACTCGGTATATAATAAACTGATGCGATAATTAAACTAGTGCTTAATAaatctaataattaaatatcaataataatataaagtaaaatatattttttatctcaacgATTCAAtcgttagtttttttttaaactgatgaTCCTGagcaaaaatattcaaatttctaGATAAGTATCCAATAAACTCAAAtcgagtatttttttgtatgaagacaacataaatttttttgaaaagtactGAGTCATCAAgagaataaatttgaattaaatgacTCGCgctttttaaaacaaaacatctaaattaattttacatgaAAGTttcctaatgaaaatttttcctgtgttgttttaaaattttcttgagcttAAATGCTTTACTGCAGTCATTGCAAACGAATAGTTTATTGTTTACATGACTTGTCATGTGTTTTTCAAGTCTCGTGACAAGAGTTGTTGTGTAGAGACATTCAGTACATTTGTGAAAATTAACTTTCTTATGAGTATTAGTATGAAGCTTCAAATTATGCACATTCGTAAAAGTATCTTGACAAAATTGGCAGTTGAGTGTTTTGCTAAATGGATTTATTGAATGATAATTCGACTTGTGATTATCAATTCCAcgtaaagttttaaattttgccATACAAACATcgcacttatatttttttttaccgccatAATCCTGCGCGGGGAATCCAAAAGAATTATTGTGATGATTTTGAGAAACGGGACATTTTGaggatttgaatttttttttcacatcactGTGACAGGTACGCAtgtgataatttatatgacGTGTAGTGACTGCTTTATAATTGCAGTAACCACAGGCATAA
This sequence is a window from Microplitis mediator isolate UGA2020A chromosome 3, iyMicMedi2.1, whole genome shotgun sequence. Protein-coding genes within it:
- the LOC130664643 gene encoding zinc finger protein 271-like, which translates into the protein MFTLTDDDKNNYWYDKMDLNNIIKIPCVNDSEMNINYDCMENLNVSNLNNAAMDPQFQPFPEMIAATTEDNNYISTSYELLASQNDNYLNSFQNPPVQDLVTQNLNLPPVPISDYALVPCYYLVVPENDLMAPANVAPVIEPVAEEIPLSLEDGNNFVMVNMEEMNTANDNFVYPDENDIQNSEELSTNERNEFFIDEICQTGSSIASPVAHDLQSMDSVETEKLIDAPAESSPTQVEQSLPNPCEADSPANFESQETQPETGKKYQCKICPRKFNWANQLEIHMGIHVSDKLHHCPVCQVNFYQFHFLKRHMRTHTSDKKYTCEICQEEFDWPQFLEEHNKRCFAVDNPHMCDICQAEFSTSYKLKQHARTHSKKKTYECNVCHKKLTRQFLLNTHMLLHTGPQRYECDICKIEFSSNYKLKQHMRMHTDPKKYECSVCHKKFIWPSQLNVHMRHHTGEKRYECDVCHVKFTTACNLKNHKYIHTGRRPYECDICHANFARPLDIARHIKIHSAERKDECEICHLKFKGPRNLKQHMRIHTNEKPFKCDNCQSTFSQKFYLTKHMQTHYSEKSFECDYCQTKFSQKPYLIRHIRTLHYGNNPYGCNECSEKFHSLRDLHQHKSVHTGEIPYQCDVCKKIFFKFKHLLTHERIHAGEKLYKCDICNAGFNQIGQVQIHKIKHHESPKSDDFKCKFCDESFMNCQLLKHHLKTHKNDKFIYCTICLYKTRWPMSLKVHVLNHSKPGLVICHDCGRSSKRKNLLLRHRNRFHKK
- the LOC130664462 gene encoding structural maintenance of chromosomes protein 1A-like, producing MKVFLDEIEICNFKSFKGISKFGKLKPLIGMMGPNGAGKSNFIDAVAFCFNENIKKLRVHDLEHLGFENQISPTTRSYVRCTLLLNNDPKSFKREIANGSSEYSIDDMVVEEGEYLQQLTELGINLESKRVIMYQDDVHEIVNLDPEETTELFEKISGSFEYKKDYEVFKKKLDLCKRNGLELFDRKKFLIKQRKALKIWFVNQMVQLGLQNEYVEFSVKHILINLYLLETEKKTVQEDILKLMAESVEAQKNIEKRQEELEMLQDTLVTADKNLDEFQIAMSEKLMECQKAKAVHDRIKREIATFEKKLVTAKETLAKAVQADKVRMNEIKKLEEALELASNEWQRYRDLLSQDQANAEQIKQQEQEYQRLKTIVLEETTAIVRQLDSIELSSGKYSYRIENAERQLKDIDVQITSATNSLTSIDNEKDKIKEKLEHVNKELKKSSDDLNKKQRDIASAKEKKQKFEEELEKVTNDLRSYKLNKMQARIKETEEENLSILQRRVKGVHGRMHDLCKPIHPRYNIAMTKVFGMFFSAIVVDSTEVAAQCMHESKTLGLSFERFLPLDDHLKIAALQSRRRDSYYDDVKNVKLLFDVINFPPEISRAVLFVTNNTLVCETSKDANHIAYNLNSGEKHDCVSLDGTFYKKTGSFSGGKASIGEKAKLLDAESTDKLVERKSTILNRLKDLKTTINKESELESYKLKIKTLIWQQKYLENILNTKNQEREDTEKLIEKLGNDKEEIQSQLNEFKNRLKEFDEPIKELKDRLVPIENKVYQPFCEQLKINNIKEFEIQMQRRTETHSKLLKLNEQVERIKSCIEYEREKNTEDNVKRWRDNVNKLENDLADKKKNEEEFKDKVAVLNEELKSCQEKLDAMLQDQETRKKEIKSIENIIVREEKRNVVLTSDLANLGDKALKLSAEYHELIFKAKNEDIQLPLLEDSLPLESVYELFESVEYEDRDSQEFLNLYEMEHHLKFNYQCLERDLNNDGDYSELRLIYADKLEDLSKKITKKTSSYRTEAEMDQVNNELQELAVKIKRSQDDTKKWTKKFDQVKQQRIDTFMNFFRSTSYKVAEIYKKLSDGASAEALLLPMNLEEPYLDGIRYDYVPPLKQFNGRVEPSGGETTVAALALMFAIYSDNSVPFLLLDEIDADLDRENVDNTINYLLKTKSSKQILFISHNLRALSEFDKIFGLYLSTEPNNSQQTKKIIIDLSFYAQEQNQ